From the genome of Cryptosporangium minutisporangium, one region includes:
- the scpA gene encoding methylmalonyl-CoA mutase: MTSIPDFSNVELGALRSAPGDKTAAPVWDTPEGIPVKPLYTAEDLNGLDFLDTYPGIAPYLRGPYPTMYATQPWTIRQYAGFSTASASNAFYRRNLAAGQKGLSVAFDLATHRGYDSDHPRVAGDVGMAGVAIDSIYDMRQLFDGIPLDKMSVSMTMNGAVLPVLALYIVAAEEQGVAPEQLAGTIQNDILKEFMVRNTYIYPPQPSMRIISDIFAYTSQRMPRFNSISISGYHIQEAGATADLELAYTLADGVEYLRAGKDAGLDIDKFAPRLSFFWAIGMNFFMEIAKMRAARLLWARLTREAGATNPKSLSLRTHSQTSGWSLTAQDVFNNVVRTCIEAMASTQGHTQSLHTNALDEALALPTDFSARIARNTQLVLQHESGTTRVIDPWGGSAYVERLTHDLAQRAWGHIQEVEAAGGMARAINEGIPKLRIEEAAARTQARIDSGRQPVIGVNRYRPDADEPIEVLRVDNAEVRREQIEKLERLRAERDPRAVEDALAALTKAADAAINGHRGPGLDENLLALAVDAARHKATVGEISDALEKVYGRHAGQIRTISGVYRDEAGGAGNVSAAREATADFERAEGRQPRILVAKMGQDGHDRGQKVISSAFADLGFDVDVGPLFQTPAEVARQAVEADVHIVGVSTLAAGHMTLVPALRDELAALGRDDIMIVVGGVIPPADVEPLAALGASAVFLPGTVIADAALGLLAELRTRLGHPDPSETAHP; the protein is encoded by the coding sequence CCGGTCAAGCCGCTCTACACGGCCGAGGACCTGAACGGGCTCGACTTCCTCGACACCTACCCGGGCATCGCGCCGTACCTGCGTGGCCCGTACCCGACGATGTACGCCACCCAGCCGTGGACGATCCGGCAGTACGCCGGGTTCTCCACCGCATCGGCGTCGAACGCGTTCTACCGGCGCAACCTCGCGGCCGGTCAGAAGGGCCTCTCGGTCGCGTTCGACCTCGCGACGCACCGCGGCTACGACTCCGACCACCCGCGAGTGGCCGGTGACGTCGGCATGGCGGGCGTCGCGATCGACTCGATCTACGACATGCGCCAGCTCTTCGACGGCATCCCGCTGGACAAGATGAGCGTGTCGATGACGATGAACGGCGCCGTGCTCCCGGTGCTCGCGCTCTACATCGTCGCCGCGGAGGAGCAGGGTGTCGCCCCGGAGCAGCTGGCCGGGACCATCCAGAACGACATCCTCAAAGAGTTCATGGTCCGCAACACGTACATCTACCCGCCGCAGCCGTCCATGCGGATCATCTCCGACATCTTCGCGTACACGTCGCAGCGGATGCCCCGCTTCAACTCGATCTCGATCTCCGGCTACCACATCCAGGAGGCCGGAGCGACCGCCGACCTGGAGCTGGCGTACACGCTCGCGGACGGCGTCGAGTACCTGCGGGCCGGGAAGGACGCCGGGCTCGACATCGACAAGTTCGCTCCGCGCCTGAGCTTCTTCTGGGCGATCGGCATGAACTTCTTCATGGAGATCGCGAAGATGCGCGCCGCCCGCCTGCTCTGGGCGCGGCTGACCCGGGAGGCCGGGGCCACCAACCCGAAGTCGCTGAGCCTGCGGACGCACTCGCAGACGTCCGGCTGGTCGCTGACCGCGCAGGACGTCTTCAACAACGTCGTGCGGACGTGCATCGAGGCGATGGCGTCGACGCAGGGCCACACCCAGTCGCTGCACACGAACGCGCTGGACGAGGCGCTCGCGCTGCCCACCGACTTCTCCGCCCGGATCGCGCGCAACACCCAGCTGGTGCTGCAGCACGAGTCCGGTACCACGCGGGTGATCGACCCGTGGGGCGGTTCGGCCTACGTCGAGCGGCTCACCCACGACCTCGCGCAGCGGGCCTGGGGCCACATCCAGGAGGTCGAGGCCGCGGGCGGCATGGCCCGCGCGATCAACGAGGGCATCCCGAAGCTGCGGATCGAGGAGGCGGCGGCCCGCACGCAGGCCCGGATCGACTCCGGCCGCCAGCCGGTGATCGGCGTCAACCGCTACCGGCCGGATGCGGACGAGCCGATCGAGGTGCTCCGGGTCGACAACGCCGAGGTGCGCCGCGAACAGATCGAGAAGCTCGAGCGGCTCCGCGCGGAGCGGGATCCGCGTGCGGTCGAGGACGCGCTGGCGGCGCTCACCAAGGCCGCGGACGCCGCGATCAACGGCCATCGCGGTCCGGGTCTGGACGAGAACCTGCTCGCCCTGGCCGTGGACGCCGCCCGGCACAAGGCCACGGTCGGCGAGATCTCCGACGCACTGGAGAAGGTGTACGGCCGCCACGCCGGCCAGATCCGTACGATCTCCGGCGTGTACCGGGACGAGGCGGGGGGCGCGGGGAACGTTTCCGCTGCCCGGGAAGCGACGGCGGACTTCGAGCGCGCCGAGGGACGGCAGCCGCGGATCCTCGTCGCCAAGATGGGGCAGGACGGCCACGACCGCGGGCAGAAGGTCATCTCCTCGGCCTTCGCCGACCTCGGCTTCGACGTCGACGTGGGCCCGCTCTTCCAGACCCCGGCGGAGGTGGCGCGGCAGGCCGTGGAGGCCGACGTCCACATCGTCGGGGTGAGCACGCTGGCGGCCGGGCACATGACGCTGGTCCCGGCGCTGCGCGACGAGCTGGCGGCGCTCGGGCGGGACGACATCATGATCGTGGTGGGCGGGGTCATCCCGCCGGCGGACGTCGAACCGCTCGCGGCACTCGGCGCCTCAGCGGTGTTCCTGCCGGGCACGGTGATCGCCGACGCGGCGCTCGGCCTGCTCGCCGAGCTGCGCACCCGCCTCGGGCACCCCGACCCGTCCGAGACCGCGCACCCGTGA
- the araB gene encoding ribulokinase — protein sequence MADARDVNAHKYVVGVDFGTLSGRALVVRVADGVEVGTAVHPYWHGVIDSALPVTGAVLPPDWALQEPGDWLDVLRTAVPAAVANAGIDPADVIGIATDFTACTVLPTTSDGTPLCRVAGFEGQPHAYPKLWKHHAAQGQADRINALAHERGEPWINRYGGKISSEWEFAKGLQLLEEAPDVYAATERWIEAADWIIWQLCGVETRNRCTAGYKGIFQDGVWPSPEYLAALNPGFADFVTDKIEHPLASLGDRAGGLTAQAAEWTGLPEGIAVAVGNVDAHVTAPAARAIAPGQLLAVMGTSTCHVMNGETLAEVPGMCGVVDGGIVAGLYGYEAGQSGVGDIFGWFVDNQLPPAYHDAAAKKGLDPHEYLSRLAAEQPVGAHGLLALDWHNGNRSILVDHELSGVLIGATLATKPEDIYRALVEATAFGTRMIVDAFTDAGVPVDELVVAGGLLKNRFVMQVYADVTNRPLSIMTTEQGPALGSAIHAAVAAGAYPDVPTASAAMGRVKRAAYRPDPARAKAYDALYAEYRTLHDYFGRGTEPGGNDVLHRLRRIRNEARA from the coding sequence ATGGCTGATGCACGAGATGTTAACGCTCACAAATATGTGGTCGGCGTGGATTTCGGGACGTTGTCCGGGCGTGCGCTGGTAGTGCGTGTCGCGGACGGTGTCGAGGTGGGTACGGCCGTGCACCCGTACTGGCACGGGGTGATCGATTCGGCCCTGCCGGTGACCGGTGCGGTGTTACCGCCGGACTGGGCGCTGCAAGAGCCGGGGGACTGGCTCGACGTGCTGCGCACGGCGGTGCCGGCCGCGGTGGCGAACGCGGGAATCGATCCGGCCGACGTGATCGGGATCGCGACGGACTTCACCGCCTGCACGGTGTTGCCGACGACGTCCGACGGGACGCCGCTGTGCCGCGTAGCGGGGTTCGAGGGTCAGCCACACGCCTATCCGAAGCTCTGGAAGCACCACGCGGCGCAGGGCCAGGCCGACCGGATCAACGCTCTGGCGCACGAACGCGGTGAGCCGTGGATCAATCGTTACGGCGGCAAGATCTCCAGCGAGTGGGAGTTCGCGAAGGGCCTGCAACTGCTGGAGGAGGCTCCGGACGTCTACGCGGCGACCGAGCGGTGGATCGAGGCGGCGGACTGGATCATCTGGCAGTTGTGCGGCGTCGAGACCCGGAACCGGTGCACGGCGGGGTACAAGGGCATCTTCCAGGACGGCGTCTGGCCGTCGCCGGAGTACCTGGCGGCGCTCAACCCCGGGTTCGCCGACTTCGTGACCGACAAGATCGAGCATCCGCTCGCGTCCCTCGGCGACCGCGCCGGAGGGCTGACCGCGCAGGCCGCGGAGTGGACCGGCCTGCCCGAAGGCATCGCGGTGGCGGTCGGCAACGTCGACGCGCACGTCACCGCCCCGGCCGCCCGCGCGATCGCCCCCGGGCAGCTGCTCGCGGTGATGGGCACCTCGACCTGTCACGTGATGAACGGGGAGACGCTCGCCGAGGTGCCGGGCATGTGCGGCGTCGTCGACGGGGGGATCGTCGCCGGGCTCTACGGCTACGAGGCCGGGCAGTCGGGCGTCGGGGACATCTTCGGCTGGTTCGTCGACAACCAGTTACCGCCCGCCTACCACGACGCCGCGGCGAAGAAGGGCCTGGACCCGCACGAGTACCTGTCCCGGCTCGCCGCCGAGCAGCCGGTCGGCGCGCACGGCCTGCTCGCGCTGGACTGGCACAACGGCAACCGGTCGATCCTCGTCGACCACGAACTGTCCGGCGTGCTGATCGGCGCGACCCTGGCGACCAAGCCGGAGGACATCTACCGGGCGCTGGTCGAAGCGACCGCGTTCGGGACCCGGATGATCGTCGACGCGTTCACCGACGCCGGCGTCCCCGTCGACGAACTCGTGGTGGCCGGCGGGCTGCTCAAGAACCGGTTCGTGATGCAGGTCTACGCCGACGTCACCAACCGGCCGCTGTCGATCATGACCACCGAGCAGGGCCCCGCGCTCGGCTCGGCGATCCACGCTGCGGTCGCCGCCGGCGCCTACCCCGACGTCCCCACCGCGTCGGCCGCGATGGGCCGGGTGAAGCGGGCCGCCTACCGCCCCGACCCGGCCCGCGCCAAGGCCTACGACGCCCTCTACGCCGAGTACCGCACCCTGCACGACTACTTCGGCCGCGGCACCGAACCCGGCGGCAACGACGTCCTCCACCGCCTTCGCCGCATCCGGAACGAGGCCCGCGCATGA
- a CDS encoding PPOX class F420-dependent oxidoreductase — protein MRFDPADLPPSALEFLTERHLATLTTLRTDGSPHVTPVGFTWDADVGLARVICSGPSRKAANARETKRAALCQVDGGRWLTLEGTVEVVSDPERVADAERRYAARYRTPRENPLRVVLEVTVDRILGRI, from the coding sequence GTGCGTTTCGACCCGGCGGACCTGCCGCCCTCGGCCCTCGAGTTCCTCACCGAGCGGCACCTGGCCACGCTGACCACGCTGCGGACGGACGGTTCGCCGCACGTCACCCCGGTCGGTTTCACCTGGGACGCCGATGTCGGCCTCGCGCGCGTCATCTGCTCCGGCCCGTCCCGGAAGGCGGCGAACGCCCGGGAGACGAAGCGGGCGGCGCTCTGTCAGGTCGACGGCGGACGCTGGTTGACGCTGGAGGGAACCGTCGAGGTCGTGTCCGACCCCGAGCGGGTGGCCGACGCCGAGCGACGGTACGCCGCCCGGTACCGCACGCCGCGGGAAAACCCCCTGCGCGTCGTCCTCGAAGTCACGGTCGACCGCATCCTCGGCCGCATCTGA
- the meaB gene encoding methylmalonyl Co-A mutase-associated GTPase MeaB yields the protein MTRPAPNVDEYARGVLAGERAWIARAITLVESRRADHRIAAQELLTRLTAAVQAPTSGPPPVRRVGITGVPGVGKSTFIDALGISLTAAGHRVAVLAVDPSSTRTGGSILGDKTRMARLAVDENAFVRPSPSAGTLGGVAKATREAMVVVEAAGYDVVLVETVGVGQSETTVAEMVDSFLLLTLARTGDQLQGIKKGVLELADVIAVNKADGPHVNDARKAARELAGALRLLHGDRGGWDVPVLTCSAAEGTGLTELWEQIVRHQDTRAASGALEARRREQQVRWVWTMVQDRLLASLRDHARVAEIAPKVEQQVAEGTLTPALAADEILAAFREA from the coding sequence GTGACGCGGCCGGCGCCGAACGTGGACGAGTACGCGCGTGGCGTGCTCGCCGGTGAGCGGGCGTGGATCGCGCGGGCGATCACGCTGGTGGAGTCCCGTCGCGCCGATCACCGGATCGCGGCCCAGGAGCTGCTGACCCGGCTGACGGCGGCGGTGCAAGCCCCGACGTCGGGCCCGCCGCCGGTGCGCCGCGTGGGCATCACCGGCGTGCCCGGCGTCGGCAAGTCGACGTTCATCGACGCGCTCGGGATCTCGCTCACGGCGGCCGGTCATCGCGTCGCGGTACTGGCCGTCGACCCGTCGTCGACCCGGACCGGCGGCAGCATCCTCGGCGACAAGACCCGGATGGCCCGCCTGGCCGTGGACGAGAACGCGTTCGTCCGCCCCTCCCCCAGCGCGGGAACGCTCGGCGGCGTCGCGAAGGCCACCCGGGAGGCGATGGTCGTCGTCGAGGCCGCCGGGTACGACGTCGTGCTGGTGGAGACCGTCGGTGTCGGGCAGTCCGAGACCACGGTGGCCGAGATGGTCGACTCGTTCCTGCTGCTCACGCTCGCCCGCACCGGTGACCAGCTCCAGGGCATCAAGAAGGGCGTCCTGGAGCTGGCCGACGTCATCGCGGTGAACAAGGCCGACGGTCCGCACGTCAACGACGCCCGGAAGGCGGCCCGGGAGTTGGCCGGGGCCCTGCGGTTGTTGCACGGTGACCGCGGCGGGTGGGACGTACCGGTGCTGACTTGCAGCGCCGCCGAGGGCACCGGGCTGACGGAGCTCTGGGAGCAGATCGTCCGGCACCAGGACACCCGGGCGGCGTCCGGCGCGCTGGAGGCCCGCCGACGGGAACAGCAGGTGCGCTGGGTCTGGACGATGGTGCAAGATCGGCTGCTCGCGTCGTTGCGCGATCATGCCCGCGTCGCGGAGATCGCGCCGAAGGTCGAGCAGCAGGTCGCCGAGGGCACGCTGACACCGGCCCTCGCCGCCGACGAGATCCTCGCCGCGTTCCGGGAGGCGTGA
- a CDS encoding DUF2867 domain-containing protein, translating into MRNVHSRELAASPSAVAPLIDGLAGPDDAFWPTGWPPLRFDGPLGVGASGGHGPIRYSVTEYEPGRRLRCAFDPAIGVRGYHEFRVEPMDVGRVRLVHEIDAALRGGMRLGWPLAIRWLHDALIEDAFDNAERVTTGAVASPHRWSLWVRLLRKRGGRRPMRVAGAGGETRSRGPVAVAVPDRASADFGPADLADAYAVRLKPGMPHDAATWLDATFGNPPGWVRAAMGIRQAAVPLLGIERAPRDTFRPSALTERTATIDADANHLVFRAELVVDDRNVTVATLARAHNRRGRAYLAVVERVHPLVIRAMLRRATVAVARG; encoded by the coding sequence GTGCGCAACGTCCACTCCCGCGAACTCGCTGCTTCACCCAGCGCGGTCGCACCGCTCATCGACGGCCTTGCCGGCCCCGACGACGCGTTCTGGCCCACCGGTTGGCCGCCGCTCCGCTTCGACGGTCCGCTCGGCGTCGGCGCCTCCGGCGGGCACGGTCCGATCCGGTACTCGGTCACCGAGTACGAGCCCGGCCGTCGGCTCCGCTGTGCGTTCGATCCGGCGATCGGCGTCCGCGGCTACCACGAGTTCCGGGTCGAGCCGATGGACGTGGGGCGCGTCCGCCTCGTCCACGAGATCGACGCCGCTCTCCGCGGCGGGATGCGGCTCGGATGGCCGCTCGCCATCCGCTGGCTGCACGACGCGCTGATCGAGGACGCGTTCGACAACGCCGAGCGCGTGACCACCGGCGCGGTCGCCAGCCCGCACCGCTGGTCGCTCTGGGTCCGGCTCCTCCGCAAACGGGGCGGCCGCCGTCCGATGCGCGTCGCCGGAGCCGGCGGCGAGACCCGCAGCCGCGGCCCGGTCGCGGTCGCCGTTCCCGACCGAGCCTCCGCCGATTTCGGGCCGGCCGACCTCGCCGACGCCTACGCGGTGCGGTTGAAGCCGGGGATGCCGCACGATGCGGCGACGTGGCTGGACGCCACCTTCGGCAACCCGCCCGGCTGGGTGCGGGCGGCGATGGGGATCCGGCAGGCCGCCGTGCCGTTGCTCGGCATCGAGCGGGCACCCCGCGACACGTTCCGGCCGAGCGCGCTCACCGAGCGAACCGCCACCATCGACGCGGACGCGAACCACCTGGTGTTCCGGGCCGAACTCGTGGTCGACGACCGGAACGTCACGGTGGCGACGCTGGCCCGCGCCCACAACCGGCGCGGACGCGCGTACCTCGCGGTGGTCGAGCGGGTACACCCGCTGGTGATCCGCGCGATGCTGCGCCGCGCGACGGTCGCCGTCGCCCGCGGTTAG
- a CDS encoding L-ribulose-5-phosphate 4-epimerase gives MSTIADLRKELVGLHHELIRWNLVVWTAGNVSARVPGEDLFVIKPSGVSYDDLTPESMVVCDLEGRLVEGDLSPSSDTAAHAYVYRHRPDVGGVVHTHSTYATAWAARGEPIPCVLTAMADEFGGEIPIGPFAIIGDDSIGRGIVATLENHRSPAVLMRSHGPFTIGKDAKAAVKAAVMCEDVARTVHIAQSAGPVEPVDKASVDRLYDRYQNVYGQH, from the coding sequence ATGAGCACGATCGCCGACCTCCGGAAAGAGCTCGTCGGGCTGCACCACGAGTTGATCCGCTGGAATCTCGTCGTCTGGACGGCCGGAAACGTCTCCGCCCGGGTTCCGGGCGAGGACCTGTTCGTGATCAAACCCAGCGGCGTCTCCTACGACGACCTGACCCCGGAGTCGATGGTGGTCTGCGACCTCGAGGGTCGTCTGGTCGAGGGGGACCTGTCCCCGTCGAGTGACACCGCCGCACACGCCTACGTCTACCGGCACCGGCCGGACGTCGGGGGAGTAGTGCACACCCACTCCACGTACGCGACGGCGTGGGCGGCGAGGGGTGAGCCGATCCCCTGCGTGTTGACCGCGATGGCCGACGAGTTCGGCGGCGAGATCCCGATCGGGCCGTTCGCGATCATCGGCGACGACTCGATCGGCCGCGGCATCGTCGCGACCCTGGAGAACCACCGCTCGCCGGCCGTCCTGATGCGCAGCCATGGCCCCTTCACGATCGGTAAGGACGCGAAGGCCGCGGTGAAGGCGGCGGTGATGTGCGAGGACGTGGCTCGAACGGTCCACATCGCGCAGTCGGCGGGCCCGGTCGAACCCGTCGACAAGGCGTCGGTCGACCGGCTCTACGACCGGTACCAGAACGTCTACGGCCAGCACTGA
- a CDS encoding excalibur calcium-binding domain-containing protein, with translation MSYPPQFQQRRSGLKPLHWVLIGLGGVIVLFCGLCGVAGVIDSGTDPAPSASVAAATQSPSAAVPSATTESPSPSPSGTTGAPLVGDEVIGSESSADADADVDRQPASDAAPTTRRAVPAPARTTSAPKPAPAKTTSGSNSGSVYYKNCTAVRAAGADPIRVGDPGYAKHLDRDGDGVGCE, from the coding sequence ATGTCTTATCCGCCGCAGTTTCAGCAGCGTCGCTCAGGTCTGAAGCCTCTGCATTGGGTGCTCATCGGGCTGGGCGGCGTGATCGTTCTCTTCTGCGGGCTCTGTGGCGTCGCCGGAGTGATCGACTCCGGCACCGACCCGGCCCCGAGCGCGAGCGTCGCCGCGGCGACGCAGTCGCCGAGTGCGGCCGTGCCGTCCGCCACTACGGAGTCGCCGTCGCCGTCCCCGAGTGGTACCACCGGCGCGCCGCTCGTCGGTGACGAGGTGATCGGCTCCGAGAGCAGTGCCGACGCCGACGCGGACGTGGATCGGCAGCCCGCTTCGGACGCTGCTCCGACCACGCGCCGAGCGGTACCAGCGCCGGCGCGGACGACGTCGGCCCCGAAGCCGGCCCCGGCGAAGACGACCAGCGGCAGCAACAGCGGCTCGGTCTACTACAAGAACTGCACCGCCGTGCGCGCTGCGGGCGCGGATCCGATCCGGGTCGGCGATCCGGGATACGCCAAGCACCTCGACCGGGACGGCGACGGCGTCGGCTGCGAGTAA
- a CDS encoding TetR/AcrR family transcriptional regulator: protein MRKDAGSARSRTLTADDWATEALLVLGERGLPGVAVEPIAARLGATKGSFYWHFPNRDALVEAALTRWEELTEAIITAMDAEPDPILRLRRLFRHVVTGATSNGVELTLLGNADDPRVAPVLSRVTARRMAYVTSVFAAVGFAEREARQRAVLAYTAYLGHVQLAHTAPDELTGPAAEPDYFDLVVDALLR from the coding sequence GTGCGTAAAGACGCCGGCTCCGCTCGCTCCCGGACCCTCACCGCCGACGACTGGGCCACCGAGGCGCTCCTCGTCCTCGGGGAGCGCGGGCTGCCCGGTGTGGCGGTCGAACCGATCGCCGCTCGCCTGGGTGCGACGAAGGGCAGCTTCTACTGGCACTTCCCCAACCGGGACGCGCTGGTGGAGGCCGCGCTCACCCGGTGGGAGGAACTCACCGAGGCGATCATCACGGCGATGGACGCCGAGCCCGACCCGATACTGCGGCTGCGGCGACTGTTCCGCCACGTCGTCACCGGCGCGACCAGCAACGGGGTGGAGCTCACGCTGCTGGGCAACGCCGACGACCCGCGAGTGGCGCCGGTGCTCAGCCGCGTGACCGCCCGCCGGATGGCGTACGTGACCAGCGTGTTCGCCGCGGTCGGCTTCGCCGAGCGCGAGGCGAGGCAGCGCGCGGTGCTCGCCTACACCGCCTACCTCGGCCACGTGCAACTCGCCCACACCGCGCCGGACGAGTTGACCGGGCCGGCGGCCGAGCCGGACTACTTCGACCTCGTGGTGGACGCCCTGCTGCGCTGA
- a CDS encoding LacI family DNA-binding transcriptional regulator — protein MADVARLAGVSHMTVSRVLNDSTAVSATTRARVRAAMTTLGYRPNTAARALATGRTRQLGVVSVNTTLFGPASMLVAIERAARDAGYAVSIASLREPDQRSLDEAFDHLTAQSIEGIVAITPRAGIAAALRQAPRGVPLVAVEGGEGPMPTVAVDQYLGAVRATRHLISLGHRRIAHIAGPDDWHEAGERERGWRDSLSAAGLEPTAPLRGDWSPRAGYEAGRALAERREHTAVFVANDQMAIGVLRAFAEAGIDVPGDVSVVGFDDIPEAAYFAPPLTTLRQDFGEVGRRSLALLVEQVEGAPRSDKRIVIPPDLVVRDSTAPPGLASGAN, from the coding sequence ATGGCGGACGTCGCGCGCCTGGCCGGGGTTTCCCACATGACCGTGTCGCGGGTCCTCAACGACAGCACGGCGGTGAGTGCGACGACCCGCGCGCGGGTCCGAGCGGCGATGACGACGCTCGGCTACCGCCCGAACACGGCCGCACGCGCCCTGGCGACCGGCCGCACGCGCCAGCTCGGCGTGGTGAGCGTCAACACGACGCTGTTCGGCCCGGCGTCGATGCTGGTGGCGATCGAGCGGGCCGCTCGCGACGCGGGCTACGCGGTGAGCATCGCAAGCCTGCGCGAGCCGGACCAGCGGTCGCTCGACGAAGCGTTCGACCACCTGACCGCCCAGTCCATCGAGGGCATCGTCGCGATCACGCCGCGCGCCGGTATCGCCGCCGCGTTACGCCAGGCGCCGCGGGGCGTTCCGCTGGTGGCGGTGGAGGGCGGCGAGGGCCCGATGCCGACCGTCGCGGTGGACCAGTACCTCGGTGCGGTCCGGGCCACCCGGCACCTGATCTCGCTGGGGCACCGGCGGATCGCCCACATCGCCGGCCCGGACGACTGGCACGAGGCGGGTGAGCGCGAGCGCGGATGGCGCGACTCGCTGTCCGCCGCCGGGCTGGAGCCGACCGCGCCGCTCCGCGGTGACTGGAGCCCGCGCGCCGGGTACGAAGCGGGCCGGGCGCTGGCCGAGCGTCGGGAGCACACCGCGGTGTTCGTCGCGAACGACCAGATGGCGATCGGCGTGCTGCGGGCGTTCGCGGAGGCCGGTATCGACGTGCCGGGCGACGTGAGCGTCGTCGGATTCGACGACATCCCCGAGGCGGCGTACTTCGCGCCGCCGCTCACCACGCTCCGGCAGGACTTCGGCGAGGTCGGCCGGCGCAGTCTCGCGCTGCTGGTCGAGCAGGTCGAGGGTGCACCCCGCTCGGACAAGCGGATCGTGATACCGCCGGACCTGGTGGTGCGCGACAGTACGGCGCCGCCGGGACTCGCGTCCGGCGCGAACTGA